A region from the uncultured Draconibacterium sp. genome encodes:
- a CDS encoding heme-binding domain-containing protein, producing MRRFLRFFLVLLLLTFIVIQFFQTEKNNEQVSSKHIFKQEEVPENIRQILTAACLDCHSNQTNYLWYNKIAPVSWIIDKHIQHGKSELNFSEWETMDIFEKITMLEEVCQETERKTMPLKSYSTLHPKAKLSDEQIAALCAWTTKLSEELLANAAGK from the coding sequence ATGCGTCGGTTTTTACGATTTTTCTTAGTACTCTTGCTGCTTACTTTTATTGTGATACAATTCTTTCAAACCGAAAAGAATAATGAACAGGTTAGCAGCAAGCATATTTTTAAGCAAGAGGAAGTACCGGAAAACATCAGGCAGATTTTAACAGCTGCCTGTTTAGATTGCCATTCTAACCAAACCAACTACCTCTGGTACAACAAAATTGCACCCGTATCGTGGATTATTGACAAACACATTCAGCATGGAAAGTCAGAACTTAACTTTTCGGAATGGGAAACGATGGATATTTTTGAGAAGATTACGATGCTTGAAGAAGTGTGCCAGGAAACCGAGCGAAAAACCATGCCGCTAAAATCATACAGCACCTTGCACCCCAAAGCAAAATTGAGCGACGAACAAATTGCCGCACTTTGTGCCTGGACTACAAAATTATCAGAAGAGT